In one Nicotiana tomentosiformis chromosome 6, ASM39032v3, whole genome shotgun sequence genomic region, the following are encoded:
- the LOC104105248 gene encoding calmodulin calcium-dependent NAD kinase translates to MLKYSYGKVVASHILVASLVGIISVFAMHLHKSSKSKSKSSKVDDNQINFNPLTPILDRTESGRAGKLEKFSHYVARQLGFKDESECPRLGELVQEYLRRSKGCDNTIFEYFANEEDAESLYIKLENELERCILAYFAFHWSKASVFISQVLSVDSDQKRLKDLVLAATRKQRFEKITKDLKVTRVFSTLVEEMKAIGTVSSNGDSKCTDVMVPVAHSQRSPVLLLMGGGMGAGKSTVLKDILKQSFWSEAAANAVVVEADAFKETDVIYRALSSRGHHHDMLQTAELVHQNSTDAASSLLVTALNEGRDVIMDGTLSWVPFVEQTIAMARNVHKHRYRMGEGYKVAEDGTVTENYWEQVEQEQGEEAKITKPYRIELVGVVCDPYLAVVRGIRRAIGTGRAVRVKPQLKSHKRFANAFPKYCDIVDNARLYCTNVLGSKPTLIAWKDGENKMLVEPEDIKCLEMVRNVNEEAESIYELYPKDELSQPGSVWNDMVLLPTRSILQQELKAAIRKIEYRPKLL, encoded by the exons ATGCTGAAAT ATAGCTATGGAAAAGTGGTTGCTTCACATATATTGGTTGCAAGTCTTGTGGGAATTATATCTGTTTTCGCCATGCATCTTCACAAATCTTCTAAATCTAAATCCAAATCTTCCAAAGTTGATGATAATCAAATAAATTTCAATCCCCTTACTCCTATTTTGGACAGAACTGAATCTGGTCGTGCTGGTAAACTCGAAAAGTTTTCCCATTATGTTG CAAGGCAATTGGGGTTTAAAGATGAAAGTGAGTGTCCTCGCTTAGGAGAGCTAGTACAGGAATATTTGAGGAGATCCAAAGGGTGTGATAATACCATATTTGAATACTTTGCTAATGAAGAAGATGCTGAATCTTTGTATATAAAGTTGGAGAATGAATTAGAGAGGTGTATTCTTGCTTATTTTGCTTTCCATTGGAGTAAAGCTTCTGTATTCATTAGCCAG GTGTTAAGTGTTGATTCTGATCAAAAAAGACTCAAGGATTTGGTGCTGGCAGCTACAAG GAAACAGAGGTTCGAGAAGATAACAAAGGACCTAAAAGTGACAAGGGTATTTTCAACGCTGGTAGAGGAGATGAAGGCAATTGGAACAGTATCATCAAATGGGGACTCCAAATGTACAGACGTTATGGTCCCTGTGGCTCACAGTCAACGAAGTCCAGTGCTCCTACTCATGGGTGGTGGCATGGGTGCTGGCAAATCCACTGTCCTCAAAGACATCCTTAAACA GTCATTTTGGTCCGAAGCAGCTGCAAATGCAGTAGTGGTAGAGGCAGATGCTTTCAAGGAAACTGATGTAATTTACAGAGCCCTTAGCTCAAGAGGTCATCATCACGACATGCTTCAAACTGCTGAATTG GTACATCAAAATTCAACAGATGCAGCATCTTCCCTCCTAGTCACAGCTCTTAACGAAGGGCGCGATGTTATAATGGATGGAACCTTGTCATGGGTACCATTTGTTGAGCAGACCATAGCCATGGCAAGAAACGTACACAAACATCGGTATCGAATGGGGGAAGGATACAAGGTTGCAGAGGATGGAACAGTTACTGAAAATTATTGGGAACAAGTTGAACAGGAACAAGGAGAAGAGGCTAAGATCACTAAACCTTACAGAATTGAATTGGTGGGAGTTGTATGTGATCCTTACCTAGCTGTTGTTAGAGGCATCAG GAGAGCTATAGGAACAGGGAGGGCAGTTAGAGTGAAGCCTCAACTGAAATCTCACAAGAGATTTGCAAACGCATTTCCCAAGTACTGTGATATTGTTGATAACGCCAGGCTCTACTGCACCAACGTTTTAGGCTCCAAACCAACG TTAATAGCATGGAAAGATGGAGAGAATAAAATGTTGGTGGAACCGGAAGACATCAAATGTTTGGAAATGGTAAGAAATGTGAATGAAGAAGCCGAGTCCATATACGAGCTCTACCCAAAAGATGAATTATCCCAGCCTGGTTCAGTCTGGAATGACATGGTTTTGTTACCTACTAGGTCTATTCTCCAGCAAGAGCTCAAAGCTGCCATTCGAAAAATTGAATATCGGCCTAAATTGCTTTAG